A single window of Nocardia sp. NBC_01327 DNA harbors:
- a CDS encoding DUF6918 family protein, with amino-acid sequence MVAALSESLLDDAKRPAFLVDAKEVLDAEVSDKGGASGLAVKGGYAAVKKVSPTIVGDALESFIPRFVAQLEPFWSQYQASGAGSFADLLVSKQDEVSEALLSVTDERAAASSRPALTKVYNSMRNSAKKHVAEALPRVGALIQRHAG; translated from the coding sequence GTGGTTGCAGCACTGTCTGAATCCCTGCTCGATGACGCCAAGCGTCCGGCCTTCCTGGTCGACGCCAAAGAGGTTCTGGATGCTGAGGTGTCGGACAAGGGCGGCGCGTCGGGTCTCGCTGTGAAGGGCGGCTACGCCGCGGTCAAGAAGGTCAGCCCGACAATTGTCGGCGATGCCCTCGAATCCTTCATTCCCCGTTTTGTCGCGCAGCTCGAGCCGTTCTGGTCGCAGTACCAGGCTTCCGGCGCCGGGTCGTTCGCAGACCTGCTGGTCTCCAAGCAGGACGAGGTCTCCGAGGCACTGCTCTCGGTGACCGACGAGCGCGCTGCCGCGTCGTCGCGTCCCGCGCTGACCAAGGTCTACAACTCGATGCGTAACTCGGCGAAGAAGCATGTCGCCGAGGCGCTTCCGCGTGTCGGTGCGCTCATCCAGCGTCACGCTGGTTAA
- a CDS encoding 1,4-dihydroxy-2-naphthoyl-CoA synthase: protein MTFNEALWQPVPGFKDLTDITYHRHVEQGTVRIAFDRPEVRNAFRPHTVDELYRALDHARMTSDVGAVLLTGNGPSAKDGGWAFCSGGDQRIRGRNGYQYAEGETADTVDPARAGRLHILEVQRLIRFMPKVVIALVNGWAAGGGHSLHVTCDLTLASREHARFKQTDADVGSFDGGYGSAYLAKMVGQKRAREIFFLGRPYTAEEMHKMGAVNEVVDHAELENVALEWTAEILGKSPQAIRMLKYAFNLSDDGLVGQQLFAGEATRLAYMTDEAVEGRDSFLEKRAPDWAPYPYYF, encoded by the coding sequence GTGACTTTCAACGAAGCGCTGTGGCAGCCCGTCCCGGGGTTCAAGGACCTGACCGACATCACGTATCACCGGCATGTCGAGCAGGGCACCGTTCGAATCGCCTTCGACCGGCCCGAGGTGCGCAATGCGTTCCGGCCGCACACCGTCGACGAGCTGTACCGGGCGCTCGACCACGCCCGTATGACCTCCGATGTGGGTGCGGTGCTGCTCACCGGCAACGGGCCGAGCGCCAAGGACGGCGGCTGGGCCTTCTGCTCCGGCGGGGATCAGCGCATTCGCGGGCGCAACGGGTATCAGTACGCCGAGGGCGAGACCGCGGACACCGTGGATCCGGCCCGGGCCGGACGCCTGCACATCCTCGAGGTGCAGCGGCTCATCCGCTTCATGCCCAAGGTCGTCATCGCGCTGGTCAACGGGTGGGCGGCGGGCGGCGGGCACAGCCTGCACGTCACCTGCGATCTCACCCTGGCCAGCCGTGAGCACGCCCGGTTCAAGCAGACCGATGCCGATGTGGGCAGCTTCGACGGCGGCTACGGCAGCGCCTACCTCGCGAAGATGGTGGGGCAGAAGCGCGCCCGCGAGATCTTCTTCCTGGGCCGGCCGTACACGGCCGAGGAGATGCACAAGATGGGCGCGGTCAACGAGGTCGTCGATCATGCCGAACTGGAGAATGTGGCGCTGGAGTGGACCGCGGAAATCCTCGGCAAGTCGCCGCAGGCGATTCGCATGCTCAAGTACGCGTTCAACCTCAGCGATGACGGACTGGTCGGCCAGCAGCTGTTCGCCGGTGAGGCCACCCGCCTGGCCTACATGACCGATGAGGCCGTCGAAGGCCGCGACTCCTTCCTGGAGAAGCGCGCCCCGGACTGGGCGCCGTACCCGTACTACTTCTGA
- a CDS encoding VOC family protein — MEILSSRLILRPVDYQRTLEFYRDTLDLAIAREYPGGTVFFAGQSLIEVAGHGRGDDAPVGFGGAIWLQVRDCGAASVQLALSGVPIDKKPELQPWGLIEMWVRDPDGVPIVLVEVPEDHPIRRDSRSRPK, encoded by the coding sequence ATGGAGATTCTCAGCAGTCGGTTGATCCTGCGGCCGGTGGATTACCAGCGCACGCTGGAGTTCTACCGGGATACGCTCGACCTGGCGATTGCCCGGGAGTATCCGGGCGGCACGGTGTTCTTCGCGGGGCAGTCGCTCATCGAGGTCGCGGGACACGGGCGCGGTGACGATGCGCCGGTGGGATTCGGGGGCGCGATCTGGCTGCAGGTGCGCGATTGCGGGGCGGCGTCGGTCCAATTGGCACTGTCGGGGGTGCCGATCGACAAGAAGCCGGAGCTGCAGCCGTGGGGGTTGATCGAGATGTGGGTGCGCGATCCGGACGGGGTGCCGATCGTGCTGGTCGAGGTGCCCGAGGATCATCCGATACGGCGGGACAGTCGTTCGCGGCCGAAATGA
- a CDS encoding inorganic phosphate transporter: protein MSAELLVLLIVVLTALAFDFTNGFHDTANAMATSIATGALPPRTAVLLSGALNLVGAFLSVAVAATVAEGIVDLSEVSGPALLDIVFAGLVGGILWNLFTWLLGLPSSSSHALFGGLIGATIAALGWDGVIWCAGNKGVLAKIIIPALAAPVVAALVAALGSWAVYRITRGSNEKSVNRGFRWGQIGSASLVSLAHGTNDAQKTMGIIFLALIAHGSAKASDPLPLWVIVSCAVAIAAGTCLGGWRIIRTLGKGLVDIAPPQGFAAESTSAAIILTSAHFGLPLSTTQTVTGSILGSGLGRPGAEVRWGVLGRMVVAWVLTLPLAGVVGALCWWLLHGIGGTAGVLVVFALLIVVAGAIWMRSRQTAVNSHNVNDDWQGETAVDAPARTDHHAGNGIG from the coding sequence GTGTCTGCCGAACTGCTCGTTCTGCTGATCGTTGTTCTCACAGCCTTGGCATTCGACTTCACCAACGGATTCCACGACACCGCGAACGCGATGGCGACCTCGATCGCGACCGGTGCGCTCCCGCCGCGTACTGCGGTACTTCTCTCCGGAGCGCTCAATCTGGTCGGTGCTTTCCTCAGCGTCGCGGTGGCCGCGACGGTCGCCGAGGGCATTGTCGACCTCTCCGAGGTGAGCGGTCCGGCACTGCTCGATATCGTCTTCGCCGGTCTGGTCGGCGGCATCCTGTGGAATCTGTTCACCTGGCTGCTGGGTTTGCCGTCGAGTTCCTCGCACGCGCTTTTCGGCGGGCTGATCGGCGCGACGATCGCGGCGCTCGGCTGGGACGGGGTGATCTGGTGCGCCGGCAACAAAGGTGTGCTGGCCAAGATCATCATCCCGGCGCTGGCCGCTCCCGTGGTCGCGGCGCTGGTCGCGGCGCTCGGCTCGTGGGCGGTGTATCGCATCACCCGCGGCAGCAACGAGAAGTCGGTGAATCGCGGATTCCGGTGGGGGCAGATCGGTTCCGCCTCACTGGTGTCGCTGGCCCACGGCACCAATGACGCGCAGAAGACCATGGGCATCATCTTCCTGGCGCTCATCGCGCACGGCTCCGCCAAGGCCAGCGATCCCCTGCCGCTGTGGGTGATCGTGTCCTGCGCGGTCGCCATCGCCGCGGGCACCTGCCTGGGCGGCTGGCGCATCATCCGCACCCTCGGCAAGGGTCTGGTCGATATCGCGCCGCCGCAGGGCTTCGCGGCCGAATCCACCAGTGCGGCGATCATTCTCACCTCGGCTCATTTCGGCCTGCCGCTGTCCACCACGCAGACCGTGACCGGGTCCATCCTGGGCTCCGGCCTCGGCAGGCCCGGCGCGGAGGTGCGCTGGGGCGTGCTGGGGCGCATGGTGGTGGCCTGGGTGCTCACGCTGCCGCTGGCCGGTGTGGTCGGCGCGCTCTGCTGGTGGCTGCTGCACGGCATCGGCGGAACCGCGGGTGTGCTGGTGGTATTCGCGCTGCTGATCGTGGTGGCCGGGGCAATCTGGATGCGCTCCAGGCAGACTGCCGTGAACTCGCACAATGTGAACGACGACTGGCAGGGCGAGACCGCCGTGGACGCACCGGCCCGCACCGATCACCACGCCGGCAACGGCATCGGATAG
- a CDS encoding DUF3349 domain-containing protein gives MSTPEPPNTDPTPAPQQRSNVLQKVLDWLKAGYPQGIPQSDYVALLAVLHRRLTDYEVHLVVEDLVSERVATGEIALADIEAAIARVAKEQPGEDDIARVASRLAAGGWPLATPTSD, from the coding sequence GTGAGCACCCCCGAACCGCCGAACACCGACCCCACCCCCGCGCCGCAGCAGCGTTCCAATGTGCTGCAGAAGGTCCTGGACTGGCTCAAAGCCGGTTATCCACAGGGCATTCCGCAGTCCGATTACGTGGCGCTGCTGGCGGTGCTGCATCGCCGGCTCACCGACTACGAGGTGCATCTCGTGGTCGAGGATCTGGTGAGCGAGCGGGTGGCCACCGGAGAGATCGCACTCGCCGATATCGAGGCCGCCATCGCCCGAGTTGCCAAGGAGCAACCCGGCGAGGACGATATCGCTCGAGTGGCCTCCCGGCTGGCAGCCGGTGGATGGCCGCTGGCGACACCGACGTCCGACTGA
- the menE gene encoding o-succinylbenzoate--CoA ligase — protein MPTGASVGEVLPHLREALEGTGPTWLPVPTADRREAQRLSSNLRPGEEIDDDVALVVTTSGTTGIPKGAMLSASALRASGDATHERLGGPGQWLLALPTHHIAGIQVLLRSILSGTEPAVLDVTDGFLPEGLPGAIAGMRGPRRYTSLVPTQLIKALDEPAAAAALAELDAVLIGGAATPKPVLERARAAGITVFRTYGMSETCGGCVYEGIPLSGTEVRIEDGRVLLGGAMLAKGYRNQPEHPAFAEPGWFRTEDAGTFENGVLNISGRLDEAIMTGGLLVLPQVVEAVLITHPAISECVVLGLPDARLGQRVVTAIVTAPGATAPTLDELREHVVAELDAIAAPRELAVLQELPLRGPGKPDRAKLRELLLTTSPN, from the coding sequence ATGCCCACCGGCGCATCGGTAGGCGAAGTATTGCCGCATCTGCGCGAAGCCCTGGAAGGCACGGGGCCGACGTGGCTGCCGGTACCCACGGCCGATCGCCGCGAGGCGCAACGACTCAGCAGCAATCTGCGCCCCGGCGAAGAGATCGACGACGATGTGGCGCTGGTGGTCACCACCTCCGGCACCACCGGAATACCCAAGGGCGCCATGCTCTCCGCCTCGGCGTTGCGGGCCAGCGGGGACGCCACCCACGAGCGCCTCGGCGGACCGGGCCAGTGGCTGCTGGCGCTGCCCACCCATCACATCGCAGGCATCCAGGTGCTACTGCGCAGCATCCTTTCAGGTACCGAACCGGCCGTGCTCGATGTCACGGACGGATTCCTGCCCGAGGGACTGCCCGGCGCGATCGCGGGTATGCGCGGGCCGCGGCGGTACACCTCGCTGGTGCCCACACAGCTCATCAAGGCCCTCGACGAGCCCGCGGCGGCCGCGGCCCTCGCCGAGCTCGACGCGGTGCTCATCGGCGGCGCCGCCACCCCGAAGCCGGTGCTGGAGCGTGCTCGCGCCGCGGGCATCACGGTGTTCCGCACCTACGGCATGAGCGAAACCTGCGGCGGCTGCGTCTACGAGGGCATTCCGCTCAGTGGTACCGAGGTGCGCATCGAGGACGGCCGGGTACTGCTCGGCGGGGCCATGCTCGCGAAGGGCTACCGCAATCAGCCCGAGCATCCGGCCTTCGCCGAACCCGGCTGGTTCCGCACCGAGGACGCGGGCACCTTCGAGAACGGCGTGCTGAATATCTCCGGCCGCCTGGACGAGGCCATCATGACCGGCGGCCTGCTGGTACTCCCCCAGGTGGTCGAGGCCGTCCTCATCACGCACCCCGCCATTTCCGAATGCGTCGTGCTGGGCCTGCCCGACGCCCGTCTCGGCCAGCGCGTGGTCACCGCCATCGTCACCGCCCCCGGCGCCACCGCCCCCACCCTCGACGAACTCCGCGAACACGTGGTCGCCGAACTCGACGCCATCGCCGCCCCCCGCGAACTGGCTGTCCTGCAAGAACTCCCACTCCGCGGCCCCGGCAAGCCCGACCGCGCCAAACTCCGCGAACTCCTCCTCACCACCTCCCCCAACTGA
- a CDS encoding ATP-binding cassette domain-containing protein, with protein MTSYTPAEALAIEAEGLVKVFGEQRAVDGVSLAVPRGAVYGVLGPNGAGKTTTIRMLATLMKPDAGSARIFGRDVLTEPNAVRKLVGVTGQYASVDEKLTATENLVIFSRLLGLSKADARRKSAELLEEFGLEEAANKALENFSGGMRRRLDLAASLIAAPPLLFLDEPTTGLDPRTRAQMWETIRRLVREGSTVLLTTQYLDEADQLADRIAVIDRGRVIADGTSDELKGSVGLSALQLTLGDRDRIEEARTVVSEYLSRAAGKPVEAAISPEAGRITAPLPDPSVTTDILIRLREHDIRVEEINVSKPSLDEVFFALTGHGAEDETNDSEKSAA; from the coding sequence ATGACTTCTTACACACCTGCTGAGGCACTCGCCATCGAGGCGGAGGGGCTGGTCAAGGTCTTCGGGGAGCAGCGGGCTGTCGACGGCGTGAGCCTGGCGGTTCCGCGGGGCGCGGTGTACGGCGTGCTCGGCCCCAACGGAGCCGGTAAGACCACCACCATCCGCATGCTCGCCACCCTGATGAAGCCCGACGCCGGCAGCGCCCGCATCTTCGGCCGCGACGTCCTGACCGAACCCAATGCGGTCCGCAAACTGGTCGGCGTGACCGGACAGTACGCGTCCGTCGACGAAAAGCTCACCGCCACAGAGAATCTGGTGATCTTCTCGCGCCTGCTCGGCCTGTCCAAGGCCGACGCCCGGCGCAAGTCGGCCGAGCTCCTGGAGGAGTTCGGGCTGGAGGAGGCCGCGAACAAGGCCCTGGAGAATTTCTCCGGCGGTATGCGGCGCCGGCTCGATCTGGCCGCCAGCCTGATCGCGGCCCCACCGCTGCTGTTCCTGGACGAGCCGACCACCGGTCTGGACCCGCGCACCCGCGCCCAGATGTGGGAGACCATCCGCCGCCTGGTCCGCGAGGGCTCGACGGTGCTGCTCACCACCCAGTACCTGGACGAGGCCGATCAGCTGGCCGACCGGATCGCGGTCATCGACCGCGGCAGGGTCATCGCCGACGGCACCTCCGATGAACTGAAGGGCTCGGTCGGCCTGTCCGCACTGCAGCTCACCCTGGGCGACCGCGACCGTATCGAAGAGGCCCGCACCGTGGTCTCGGAGTACCTCTCCCGCGCCGCGGGCAAGCCGGTCGAGGCCGCCATCAGCCCCGAGGCGGGCCGCATCACGGCTCCGCTGCCCGATCCCAGCGTCACCACCGACATTCTGATCCGCTTGCGCGAGCACGACATTCGCGTCGAAGAGATCAATGTCAGCAAGCCCAGCCTGGACGAGGTGTTCTTCGCACTCACCGGCCACGGCGCCGAAGACGAGACCAACGATTCCGAAAAGAGCGCGGCATGA
- a CDS encoding ABC transporter permease, producing MTTTIPAPARRHAAVAPAPIPDVSNHISLKQTAANSLTMAYRGLLKIKHNPEQLFDVTVQPILFTALFAYIFGGSIGGSVSAYLPILIPGILVQTVVLSSVTTGTQLREDMDKGVFDRFKSLPIARISALAGALLADMVRYGLASVLTVVVGICIGYRPDGGLAGVLGAMLVVVFCSFAVSWVWALVGVTGKSAAAVQGISMMIMFPLTFMSGAFSPVEKMPGWLQGIDKANPVYYMVSAARDLMNGTGVTANLGWSLIGAVVMIAIFAPLTLRAYMRHA from the coding sequence ATGACCACCACCATCCCGGCTCCGGCGCGGCGGCACGCGGCGGTAGCCCCGGCCCCCATACCGGATGTCAGCAATCACATCAGCCTCAAGCAGACCGCGGCGAATTCGCTCACCATGGCGTACCGCGGCCTCCTCAAGATCAAGCACAATCCGGAGCAGCTGTTCGACGTCACCGTTCAGCCGATCCTGTTCACCGCGCTGTTCGCCTATATCTTCGGCGGTTCCATCGGCGGCAGCGTCTCGGCCTACCTGCCCATCCTGATCCCCGGCATCCTGGTGCAGACCGTGGTGCTGAGCTCGGTCACCACCGGCACCCAGTTGCGCGAGGATATGGACAAGGGCGTCTTCGACCGCTTCAAATCCCTTCCCATCGCCCGTATTTCGGCGCTGGCCGGAGCGCTGCTCGCCGATATGGTGCGGTACGGCCTGGCCTCGGTACTGACCGTCGTGGTCGGCATCTGCATCGGTTACCGCCCCGACGGCGGTCTGGCCGGTGTGCTGGGCGCCATGCTGGTGGTCGTGTTCTGCTCCTTCGCGGTCAGCTGGGTCTGGGCGCTGGTCGGTGTGACCGGTAAGAGCGCCGCCGCCGTGCAGGGCATCTCCATGATGATCATGTTCCCGCTGACCTTCATGTCCGGCGCGTTCTCCCCCGTCGAGAAGATGCCGGGCTGGCTGCAGGGCATCGACAAGGCGAACCCGGTCTACTACATGGTCAGTGCGGCACGTGACCTGATGAACGGCACCGGCGTCACCGCCAATCTGGGCTGGTCGCTCATCGGCGCCGTCGTCATGATCGCCATCTTCGCCCCGCTCACACTGCGCGCGTACATGCGCCACGCCTGA
- a CDS encoding DsbA family protein: protein MAGLAATAAVGLLAIAAFHMISGGKKSDTTAAQNAQVNPLYAELAKLARRDAQDPLALGRTDAPVVLIEYSDFQCSFCRTFGRTIEPQLISKYVEKGVLRIEWRNFPIFGQESENAARAAWAAAQQGRFWEFHNTLQAKAPEKKNTGALTPDHLAELAQEAGVANIAKFRADQESPAAATAVRQDAGEAYSLGASSTPTFLINGRPILGAQPIEQFEAVIEAARAAAPEHAE, encoded by the coding sequence TTGGCCGGACTCGCCGCTACCGCCGCGGTGGGCTTGCTTGCCATTGCCGCTTTCCACATGATCAGCGGCGGCAAGAAATCCGATACGACAGCGGCACAGAATGCCCAGGTCAATCCGCTCTATGCCGAACTCGCCAAGCTGGCTCGGCGGGATGCGCAGGATCCGCTCGCCCTGGGCCGTACCGACGCACCGGTGGTGCTGATCGAGTACTCCGACTTCCAGTGCTCGTTCTGCCGCACCTTCGGGCGCACCATCGAACCCCAGCTCATCTCGAAGTACGTCGAGAAGGGCGTACTGCGGATCGAATGGCGCAACTTCCCGATCTTCGGCCAGGAATCGGAGAACGCGGCCCGCGCCGCCTGGGCCGCCGCGCAGCAGGGCCGGTTCTGGGAATTCCACAACACCTTGCAGGCCAAGGCCCCTGAGAAGAAGAACACCGGCGCACTGACCCCGGATCACCTGGCCGAGCTGGCGCAGGAGGCGGGCGTCGCGAATATCGCGAAGTTCCGTGCCGACCAGGAATCCCCCGCCGCCGCCACCGCCGTGCGCCAGGATGCCGGTGAGGCGTACTCGCTCGGCGCGTCCTCGACGCCGACCTTCCTGATCAACGGCCGCCCGATTCTCGGCGCACAGCCGATCGAGCAGTTCGAGGCGGTCATCGAGGCGGCTCGTGCCGCTGCCCCGGAGCATGCGGAATGA
- a CDS encoding cytochrome c biogenesis CcdA family protein, giving the protein MSGTVGFFAAFLGGLLALVSPCSALLLPSFFAYSFDSQGRLLARTTAFYLGLATTLVPLGIAGSFAGRLFSEHRDLLITVGGTVIIALGILQILGRGFSFGFAQRAAARQGRPEKSGAVYLLGLVYGLAGFCAGPILGSILAVAAVGGSPLQGGLLLAVYALGMAAPLFVLASVWDRFDLSQRKWLRGSSFSVGKLELHTTSLISGLFFILLGALFLLFDGASALPGLLGADTEFHLETMVQRFGAAVSDTTVLLVLGAAGLAMLAWRLLRTGGDEQEAAQAPTVLRSDSALSGDPAE; this is encoded by the coding sequence ATGAGCGGCACCGTAGGCTTTTTCGCGGCTTTCCTGGGCGGTCTGCTGGCGCTGGTGAGTCCGTGCAGCGCGCTGCTGCTGCCCAGTTTCTTCGCGTACTCGTTCGATTCGCAGGGCCGACTGCTGGCCCGCACCACGGCGTTCTATCTCGGCCTGGCCACCACCTTGGTACCGCTGGGCATTGCGGGATCCTTTGCGGGACGGCTGTTCTCGGAGCACAGGGATCTGCTCATCACCGTCGGCGGCACTGTCATCATCGCCCTCGGAATACTCCAGATCCTCGGCCGCGGTTTCTCTTTCGGCTTCGCGCAGCGCGCCGCCGCCCGGCAGGGACGACCGGAGAAATCCGGCGCCGTCTACCTGCTCGGCCTGGTCTACGGCCTGGCAGGGTTCTGCGCCGGGCCGATTCTCGGCTCCATCCTCGCGGTCGCCGCGGTCGGCGGCTCCCCCCTCCAGGGTGGTCTGCTGCTGGCGGTCTACGCACTAGGCATGGCGGCGCCACTGTTCGTACTGGCCTCGGTATGGGACAGATTCGACCTGAGTCAGCGAAAGTGGTTGCGCGGCAGCTCCTTCAGTGTCGGCAAGCTGGAACTGCACACCACCTCGCTGATATCCGGCCTGTTCTTCATCCTGCTCGGCGCGCTGTTCCTGCTCTTCGACGGCGCCTCGGCGCTGCCGGGACTGCTGGGCGCGGACACCGAATTCCACTTGGAGACAATGGTTCAGCGATTCGGTGCGGCCGTATCGGATACGACGGTGCTGTTGGTTCTGGGCGCGGCGGGCCTGGCGATGCTGGCATGGCGACTACTGCGTACCGGCGGCGACGAACAGGAAGCCGCGCAGGCACCGACCGTATTACGTTCGGACTCAGCTCTTTCCGGCGATCCGGCCGAGTAG